A region of the Lachancea thermotolerans CBS 6340 chromosome E complete sequence genome:
TCAGCAGCGTGAATCAAGAACTCGTCCGCGTATTGGCTTAAGCGTGAAAATGTGTCGTGGTTCAGCTCCAAGTCTGTGAGTTTTTGCCATTTATTCATGGCCACCACCCACTTGTGCGATGTGCCGTCCTCCACCTTTCGGCAGCTCAAATCCACAACCAAGCGATCCTTACCGCATCTACTGGAGattttttccaagtttgCAAGCTGGAATTCCCCGTTGCTGTTGAAGAGCCAGCTTGTGACGATCACTTTGCTGGCTATCTCTAGCCACTCCTGGCAGTTGTCATAGTTGATGCCGCCACCGACTTGCAAGAATCCGGGCACTGAGGCCAGCGCGAGGCGGGCAGCCTCGTCGTTGTTGGGTCCTAACTTGATGACATGGCATCCGGAAACCTCGTTATCTCTGTACAGCTTAGCATAATAACTAGATGAGTGTTGCGATACAAAGTTGGTCTTTAAGTCTTCCTTTTGGtcctctttcaaagtacCGCCCACAATTTGCTTCACTTGGCCATTGTGCAAGTCAATGCACCCCACGAACCGGGTCATTGAGTCGTAATACGTAGAGTTGTGCGTGTTTCTGCATTTTTCCGAGTACCGGCATGC
Encoded here:
- the HIS6 gene encoding 1-(5-phosphoribosyl)-5- ((5-phosphoribosylamino)methylideneamino)imidazole-4-carboxamide isomerase HIS6 (highly similar to uniprot|P40545 Saccharomyces cerevisiae YIL020C HIS6 Phosphoribosyl-5-amino-1-phosphoribosyl-4- imidazolecarboxiamide isomerase catalyzes the fourth step in histidine biosynthesis mutations cause histidine auxotrophy and sensitivity to Cu Co and Ni salts) → MTRFVGCIDLHNGQVKQIVGGTLKEDQKEDLKTNFVSQHSSSYYAKLYRDNEVSGCHVIKLGPNNDEAARLALASVPGFLQVGGGINYDNCQEWLEIASKVIVTSWLFNSNGEFQLANLEKISSRCGKDRLVVDLSCRKVEDGTSHKWVVAMNKWQKLTDLELNHDTFSRLSQYADEFLIHAADVEGLCRGVDEALVAKLYEWTEHLPHLKIVYAGGAKSIQDLALMNRLSHGKVDLTYGSSLDIFGGNLVAFKECCEWNHRDHAQ